One Keratinibaculum paraultunense genomic window carries:
- a CDS encoding TIGR02556 family CRISPR-associated protein, whose protein sequence is MRKIIEGIIQIGDTLLKFNDPVLNFIEELRPTRRNKQLNVLKFNFLPDEGKLEIDVKEEMDDNTAEKYTFVGSASGPNSPQWYVSSTSSKYHLTETFYNLSQIKFGEELDEKINKVFENFYVDLGEELKTKYRYVLDLYKCRIIDVPMEQLFEEVKKEVGDVKDLGKNFSDKLLEIFEDYLKEEKGINPNEIGLYTIFIDGVPLSNFKEYKEAVVESKKPKSTGKKGDKGVCSICGTDENVSSDMANTKIKYYTTNQVIFASELSRNNYHKNMQMCLDCMFKYLAGENYVINNLKTRLAAFDLYIIPQFIYGQPLTEEDLDIATSRIINSFNTVKSYEGLEKLREEIKGSIDLRGEDSYFLLNFMFFKSSQKATKIQRLIKDVQPSIFEEIRIASNKSREDFQNILGKKFGSAITLATVYYMNPIRIREGEATQYRDVLETYDAVLTGKKLNKKHLIKNLIECIKIIKFDKGSYNINPSEEILEFYMMRANMYIKFLEYMGCLEEGRSLDVSQLKVKDHIKNYIEKMGYNEQETAMFLLGYLIGEIGNVQYRKTEEGTKPILNKLNFNGLDRQKIIRLTKDVFDKLNQEKIRQYNEVTFFELKRLLDLNIDNWKLNKDESLFYVLSGYSYATTIPMLREKEDVSNDSDK, encoded by the coding sequence ACAGCAGAAAAATATACTTTTGTAGGTTCAGCTAGTGGCCCAAATTCTCCCCAATGGTATGTATCAAGTACATCTAGCAAGTATCATTTGACAGAAACTTTCTATAATTTATCTCAAATAAAATTTGGCGAAGAATTAGATGAAAAAATTAATAAGGTTTTTGAAAATTTTTATGTAGATCTTGGAGAGGAACTAAAAACCAAGTACAGATATGTTTTAGATCTATATAAATGTAGGATAATAGATGTACCAATGGAACAATTATTTGAAGAAGTAAAAAAAGAAGTTGGAGATGTAAAAGATTTAGGGAAAAATTTTTCAGATAAATTGTTAGAAATATTTGAAGATTATTTAAAAGAGGAAAAAGGGATAAATCCAAATGAAATAGGTTTATACACTATATTCATAGACGGAGTTCCTTTATCAAATTTTAAAGAATACAAGGAAGCTGTAGTAGAATCTAAAAAACCGAAATCTACAGGAAAAAAAGGGGATAAGGGAGTATGCAGTATTTGTGGTACAGATGAAAATGTATCATCAGATATGGCTAATACAAAAATTAAATATTACACTACCAATCAAGTTATATTTGCAAGTGAATTATCTAGGAATAATTATCATAAAAATATGCAAATGTGCTTAGATTGTATGTTTAAATATTTAGCAGGGGAAAATTACGTTATAAATAATTTAAAAACAAGACTTGCAGCGTTTGATTTATACATAATTCCCCAATTTATTTATGGACAACCTCTTACTGAAGAAGATTTGGATATTGCTACCAGTAGAATAATAAATTCCTTTAATACAGTAAAATCCTATGAAGGACTTGAGAAGTTAAGGGAAGAAATAAAAGGTTCCATTGATTTAAGAGGTGAAGATAGCTATTTTCTTTTGAATTTTATGTTTTTTAAAAGTAGCCAAAAGGCAACTAAAATACAGAGGCTTATAAAGGATGTGCAGCCTTCGATTTTTGAAGAAATTAGAATAGCTTCTAATAAATCTAGAGAGGATTTTCAAAATATATTAGGGAAAAAATTTGGAAGTGCTATAACTTTAGCTACTGTTTATTACATGAATCCCATAAGAATAAGAGAAGGGGAAGCTACTCAATATAGGGATGTACTTGAGACTTATGATGCGGTACTAACAGGGAAAAAATTGAACAAAAAACATCTTATAAAAAATTTAATAGAATGTATTAAAATAATAAAATTTGATAAGGGATCCTACAATATAAATCCTAGCGAAGAGATACTAGAATTTTATATGATGAGAGCCAATATGTACATTAAATTTTTAGAATATATGGGCTGTTTAGAGGAGGGGAGAAGTTTGGATGTATCTCAATTAAAAGTGAAAGATCATATAAAAAACTATATTGAAAAAATGGGCTATAATGAACAAGAAACAGCAATGTTTTTATTAGGTTATTTAATAGGAGAAATAGGGAATGTTCAATATAGGAAGACAGAAGAAGGGACAAAACCTATACTCAATAAGCTTAATTTCAATGGTTTAGATAGGCAAAAAATTATAAGGCTTACAAAAGATGTGTTTGATAAGCTAAATCAAGAAAAGATTAGGCAATACAATGAAGTTACCTTTTTTGAATTGAAAAGGCTTTTAGATTTAAATATTGATAATTGGAAATTGAACAAAGATGAAAGCTTGTTCTATGTGCTTTCAGGATATTCTTATGCAACTACAATACCAATGTTAAGGGAAAAGGAGGATGTTTCAAATGACAGTGACAAATAA
- the cas7b gene encoding type I-B CRISPR-associated protein Cas7/Csh2 encodes MTVTNNEILYIYDAKLTNPNGDPDEENRPRMDYEREMNLVSDLRLKRYIRDYLLLKGHDIFVRRVDDKPVTADKRIKDLEDSSNEWILENLTDVRMFGATMTVKGDNKTFIGPIQFNWGYSLNKVELLEASITSHFSTRESSTQGTMGKDFRVKYSLIAFSGIVSGNRAKKTMLKDEDLILLDEAMKYAIPNLATRSKIGQYPRFYMRVEYIDNETVLGDYRDFIELKEEVPNIRDINECSLIIDELVELLEKNKEKINAVHYFIDENLKLTLDDNYVSFEEAFGKLPLKLVE; translated from the coding sequence ATGACAGTGACAAATAATGAAATCTTATATATTTATGATGCTAAGTTGACTAATCCTAATGGAGATCCAGATGAAGAAAATAGACCACGTATGGATTATGAAAGAGAGATGAATTTAGTATCAGATTTAAGACTTAAAAGATATATAAGGGATTATTTATTACTTAAAGGTCATGATATATTTGTACGTAGGGTGGATGATAAACCAGTAACAGCTGATAAGAGAATAAAAGATCTAGAGGATTCTTCAAATGAGTGGATATTGGAAAACTTAACAGATGTGAGAATGTTTGGTGCTACTATGACAGTTAAGGGAGACAATAAAACCTTTATAGGACCTATTCAGTTTAATTGGGGATATTCTCTAAACAAGGTGGAGCTTTTAGAAGCTAGTATTACTTCTCATTTTTCTACAAGAGAGAGTAGTACTCAAGGTACAATGGGGAAGGATTTTAGAGTAAAATATTCTTTAATTGCTTTTTCAGGAATAGTAAGTGGTAATAGAGCTAAGAAAACCATGTTAAAAGATGAAGACTTAATTTTACTTGATGAAGCTATGAAATATGCTATCCCAAATCTTGCTACAAGGAGTAAAATAGGGCAATATCCAAGATTTTATATGAGAGTAGAATATATAGACAATGAAACTGTGTTAGGTGATTATAGGGATTTTATAGAACTTAAAGAAGAAGTGCCTAATATTAGAGACATAAATGAATGTTCTTTAATAATAGATGAATTGGTAGAATTATTAGAGAAAAACAAAGAAAAGATAAATGCTGTACATTATTTTATAGATGAAAATTTAAAACTTACATTAGATGATAATTATGTTAGTTTTGAGGAGGCATTTGGTAAGTTACCATTAAAATTGGTAGAATAG
- the cas5b gene encoding type I-B CRISPR-associated protein Cas5b has product MTMIIFDLWGKFAHFRKFYTNSSSLSYLVPPRTTIEGMVAALLGLERDSYYELLSSEKLHIAVRKIGKSKKIMQSLNYIRATGPKELIIQKNHTQIPFELLTGYDNLRYRIYLTHEDENILSEIEQRIINNKPVYPLYFGSAPFSCYIDYIDKMEWCWNDSSGYEIVSTVINNDKIEEIDIKNIEGALIKERMPRDFEENRIIKEVTTYIYEEEGKPLRVKINGKYARLSNGENVVFL; this is encoded by the coding sequence ATGACGATGATTATATTTGACCTTTGGGGGAAATTTGCACATTTTAGAAAATTTTATACTAATTCTTCTTCATTATCCTATTTAGTGCCACCTAGAACCACTATTGAAGGGATGGTAGCTGCACTACTAGGTCTTGAAAGGGACAGCTATTATGAATTATTAAGTTCTGAAAAATTACATATAGCAGTTAGAAAGATTGGAAAGTCAAAGAAAATAATGCAATCCCTTAATTATATAAGAGCTACTGGCCCTAAGGAATTGATAATTCAAAAAAATCATACACAAATTCCATTTGAATTGCTTACAGGATATGATAATTTACGTTATAGAATTTATTTAACCCATGAAGATGAAAATATATTAAGTGAAATAGAACAAAGGATAATTAACAATAAACCTGTGTATCCCCTATATTTTGGGAGTGCTCCTTTTAGTTGCTATATAGATTATATAGATAAAATGGAATGGTGTTGGAATGATAGTAGTGGATATGAAATTGTATCTACAGTTATTAATAATGATAAAATTGAAGAAATAGATATCAAAAATATAGAAGGGGCTTTGATTAAAGAAAGAATGCCAAGGGATTTTGAAGAAAATAGGATAATTAAAGAAGTAACTACCTATATTTATGAAGAAGAAGGTAAGCCTTTAAGAGTTAAAATTAATGGAAAATATGCACGGCTTTCTAATGGGGAAAATGTGGTATTTTTATAG